Below is a genomic region from Syntrophorhabdaceae bacterium.
CAAAGACGTGCATGCCCGCGGCACGGCGTATACGGTTGACAAAAAAGCGTTGAATGATATTATTCACCCTATGTTCCGCATGCAGGAGCAGACACTGGGAATAGTGGGAATGGGCAAGATCGGGACGGTGACTGCTCTCAAGGCCCGGGGACTCGGCATGCGGGTGATCTGTTACGACCCTTATGTACTGGGACCGGTTATGGTAAGCAGGGGCGTCACGCCGGTCGATTTCGACACCCTCCTTAAAAAATCGGATTTCATCACCACCCATACCCCTCTCACCACCGAGACGAGCCATCTCTTCGGCTACGATCAATTCAAGAAGATGAAACGGACTGCCTATTTCATCAATACGTCCCGTGGCGGATGCGTCGACCAGAAGGGCCTCGTCCGTGCCTTGAAAGAGGGTCTTATTGCGGGAGCAGGGATAGACGTCACCGAAGAAGAGCCCATACCACTTAATGACGAGATCCTTTCACTCCCGAATGTGATACTGACGGGACACAGCGCGTGGCATTCCCTCACCTCTCAGGTCGACCTTTACAGAAGACCGATGACGCAGGTCGTGCAGGCACTGAAAGGAGAATTCCCCATGTATACGGTAAATCCCGATGTAAAGGCACGATGGTTGAAGAGGTGGGGAAATAACGCATAAGCGGCGCCTTTAACCATAAGGGATGGTCCAACAGAGAGGCCCCCTGTGGAGCTTCCCGGCGGCCTATGTAGAAGTATAAAGGCAGGGGCTTCACCCTGCGATGTCACGAAACGAATTACCGTTATCGTCCGACTGGATGGACGAAAAGGAAATCTCGTGCCTCACCCGTCATTCTTGTTGACACCTTTAGGGAGCAGTGCTATATATTGAGTACTTCGGGTGCCGAAAGGCATAATAGGGAATCCCGTGAAAGATCGTCAGGATCTCAATCGGGAGCGGTCCCGCCGCTGTAACCGGGGACGAAAGCCAAGTGAGCCACTGAACGCGATTTGGGAAGGCAGGCGAGTAGGACGAACCGGGAGCCAGAAGACCTGCCTGAAGAATGCTGTCTTTCCGCTTCATGCGAAAGGAAGGGCAGAGTTCCCGCGGAGGAAGAGGATAAAGTAAACAGGGTGCAATCCTCAAGGCGTTTCCGCCTTGAGGATTTTTTGTTTCAGACCTTTACCTGCGACTGTCCTCAATGGGGGCTGTCGCGTTGTCCGGCTCACGGGAGCAGTAATGAAGAGAAAGGGTCCACAAGGCCGCAAGGCACAGGAGACACAATATCCCGGGAGGAGGAAGAATGGAACTGTTACAGAAAACCATCAAGAGCATCACACCCGTAAAAGAAGAATGGAAGGCTACGGCACAGGCTCGCCTTGACAGCCTTACCAAGCCGGTCGGTAGTTTGGGCCGGCTCGAAGAGTTTGCCCGTAGAATAGTGGGTATCACGGAAGATCCCATGCCGGTGATCGACAAGAAGGTGATTTTCGTTTTCGCCGCAGACCACGGGGTCGTGGAGGAAGGCGTGTCGGCTTACCCCAAGGAGGTTACGCCTCAGATGGTGCAAAATTTTCTTGCCGGCGGCGCGGGTATCAACGTGTTGGCGAGACACGCCGGCTCAGAGGTAGTGATCGTGGATATGGGCGTGGATTTTGATTTCGGGGGAATTGAGGGGCTCGTTGACCGGAAGGTGATGAAGGGGACGAGGAACTTCGTCAGGGGACCGGCCATGTCCCGGGAGGAGGCAGTTCAATGCCTGGAGGCAGGTATAGAGCTCGCGGATACCTATGCGTCGAAGGGGTGTAAAATGATGGGCACCGGCGATATGGGTATAGGAAACACTACCCCCTCGAGCGCCATTGCCGCAGTCATTACAGGAAGAGAGGCTTCCGAGGTGACGGGAAGGGGCACGGGTGTCTCGGATGAGGGTTTGTCGAAGAAAATTGCCGCCATAAAAGAGGGCATCCGGG
It encodes:
- the cobT gene encoding nicotinate-nucleotide--dimethylbenzimidazole phosphoribosyltransferase — encoded protein: MELLQKTIKSITPVKEEWKATAQARLDSLTKPVGSLGRLEEFARRIVGITEDPMPVIDKKVIFVFAADHGVVEEGVSAYPKEVTPQMVQNFLAGGAGINVLARHAGSEVVIVDMGVDFDFGGIEGLVDRKVMKGTRNFVRGPAMSREEAVQCLEAGIELADTYASKGCKMMGTGDMGIGNTTPSSAIAAVITGREASEVTGRGTGVSDEGLSKKIAAIKEGIRVNKPDPKDGIDVLMKVGGAEIGGIAGLILGAASHRIPVVVDGLISTAGALIAYALQPHVKDYIFAAHNSVEQGHRLMLETMGLTPIIDLGLRLGEGTGGALAMLLIEGGLKVYKEMATFEEAGVSEASD
- a CDS encoding NAD(P)-dependent oxidoreductase, with protein sequence KDVHARGTAYTVDKKALNDIIHPMFRMQEQTLGIVGMGKIGTVTALKARGLGMRVICYDPYVLGPVMVSRGVTPVDFDTLLKKSDFITTHTPLTTETSHLFGYDQFKKMKRTAYFINTSRGGCVDQKGLVRALKEGLIAGAGIDVTEEEPIPLNDEILSLPNVILTGHSAWHSLTSQVDLYRRPMTQVVQALKGEFPMYTVNPDVKARWLKRWGNNA